From one Bacillota bacterium genomic stretch:
- a CDS encoding NUDIX hydrolase encodes MAAARRIREARPVRVERSAGGVVFRPEGETPSILMVLDRFGRWSFPKGHVEPGESDEEAALREIEEETGVSGRVVGDLAVTRHRFLAADREEVEKEVHYFLVEATGGEARPLEGETRRVGWFRPEECARLDQYPNNRRVLEAALEALGGGGRR; translated from the coding sequence CTGGCGGCAGCGAGGCGTATACGGGAGGCGAGGCCAGTGCGCGTCGAGCGTTCCGCGGGCGGGGTCGTCTTCCGCCCGGAGGGCGAGACGCCGAGCATCCTGATGGTGCTGGACCGGTTCGGCCGCTGGAGCTTTCCCAAGGGCCACGTGGAACCGGGCGAGAGCGACGAGGAGGCGGCGCTGCGCGAGATCGAGGAGGAGACGGGCGTGAGCGGGCGCGTGGTAGGCGACCTGGCGGTGACGCGCCACCGCTTCCTGGCGGCCGACCGGGAAGAGGTGGAGAAGGAGGTCCACTACTTCCTGGTGGAGGCGACGGGCGGCGAAGCGCGTCCGCTGGAGGGCGAGACGCGCCGGGTGGGCTGGTTCCGTCCCGAGGAGTGCGCGCGGCTGGACCAGTACCCCAACAACCGCCGCGTGCTGGAGGCCGCGCTGGAGGCGCTCGGCGGGGGCGGGCGGCGGTGA
- a CDS encoding 2-phosphosulfolactate phosphatase — protein MSAPREVEVVTRREELEAGRLGGRAAVVIDTLRATTTIAAALAAGAAWVLPVDSEEEAWSRAAGLRDPSGGRPLLAGERDRLRIPGFDLGNSPAEFTPERVGGRGILLCTTNGSRALHAAAPHAERLYCAALVNAGAVAAELRRAEAERLTLICSGSGGFFSVEDFLTAGCLIDRLLSEGGAEEAGVRLDDAARAAWLAWQAGRHRLRETVEPGRAARALARAGLEADVEEALRLDALDVVPRMVEGRIVAGATAPAGRP, from the coding sequence GTGAGCGCCCCCCGCGAGGTGGAGGTGGTCACGCGCCGCGAGGAGCTGGAGGCAGGGCGGCTTGGGGGGCGGGCGGCGGTGGTCATCGACACCCTGCGCGCCACCACCACCATCGCCGCCGCGCTGGCGGCCGGCGCGGCCTGGGTGCTGCCCGTCGACTCCGAGGAAGAGGCGTGGAGCCGGGCCGCCGGCCTCCGCGACCCCTCGGGCGGGCGGCCGCTCCTGGCCGGCGAGCGCGACCGGCTGCGCATCCCCGGTTTCGACTTGGGCAATTCGCCGGCCGAGTTCACGCCGGAGAGGGTGGGCGGCCGCGGCATCCTTCTCTGCACCACCAACGGCTCACGGGCGCTCCACGCCGCCGCCCCCCACGCGGAGCGGCTCTACTGCGCGGCGCTGGTCAACGCCGGCGCCGTCGCCGCCGAACTGCGCCGGGCCGAGGCGGAGCGTCTCACCCTGATCTGCTCCGGCTCGGGCGGCTTCTTTTCGGTGGAGGACTTTCTCACCGCCGGCTGCCTGATCGACCGCCTGCTGTCGGAGGGAGGCGCGGAGGAGGCGGGGGTGCGACTGGACGACGCGGCCCGGGCGGCGTGGCTCGCCTGGCAGGCGGGCCGCCACCGGCTGCGCGAGACGGTCGAGCCCGGACGGGCGGCGCGGGCGCTGGCGCGGGCGGGGCTGGAGGCGGACGTGGAGGAGGCGCTCCGCCTGGACGCGCTGGACGTGGTGCCGCGGATGGTGGAGGGGCGGATCGTGGCCGGCGCGACGGCCCCGGCCGGGCGGCCGTGA